The following are from one region of the Rosistilla carotiformis genome:
- a CDS encoding glucose-1-phosphate adenylyltransferase — MRNTIALILGGGRGTRLFPLTKIRAKPAVPLAAKYRLIDIPISNCISSGVNKIYCLTQFLSVSLHRHLRQTYSFDHFNGGFVELLAAQQTESSGTDWYEGTADAVRKNLSYIEQDFVEHVLILSGDQLYRMDYGDMMKTHIESGADVTIAGIPVSRDDAHALGIMRVNDAGRVVGFLEKPQTPEEIDMVKMDPAWLDSQGVPSHGRDCVASMGLYIFNRDTLVDFLQKTQYQDFGREVFPAAIRSRKVQLHLFDGYWEDIGTIKAFYECNLSLAQHNPPYNFNDSESPVYSRPRFLPPTLMEGAQVTGSLIADGCRIEKGAVIENSVIGLRCIIGEGVVIKDSILMGADDYETSARQQTAASQGKPPVGIGAGSVVQGAILDKNCRVGKNVRIVNDSKIQESDTHEECPIRDGIPIVCKNASLPDGWKLS; from the coding sequence ATGCGTAATACAATTGCGCTGATTTTAGGTGGTGGTCGCGGAACACGTCTATTCCCGCTTACCAAGATTCGTGCGAAACCCGCCGTTCCCTTGGCCGCGAAGTACCGCCTGATCGATATCCCGATCAGCAACTGTATCAGCAGTGGTGTTAACAAGATTTACTGTCTGACACAGTTCCTGTCGGTCAGTCTGCACCGGCACCTCCGACAAACCTATTCGTTCGACCACTTTAACGGTGGCTTCGTCGAACTGTTGGCTGCACAACAAACCGAAAGTTCCGGTACCGATTGGTACGAAGGAACCGCCGACGCGGTCCGCAAGAACCTCAGCTATATCGAACAGGACTTTGTCGAGCATGTGCTGATCCTGTCGGGCGATCAATTGTATCGCATGGACTATGGCGACATGATGAAGACGCACATCGAATCGGGGGCCGATGTGACGATCGCCGGAATTCCCGTTTCGCGAGACGATGCCCACGCGTTGGGAATCATGCGAGTCAACGATGCGGGTCGCGTCGTCGGTTTTTTGGAGAAGCCGCAGACGCCTGAAGAGATCGACATGGTCAAAATGGATCCGGCGTGGCTCGACAGCCAAGGCGTTCCCAGCCACGGTCGCGACTGTGTCGCCAGCATGGGCTTGTACATCTTCAATCGCGATACGCTTGTCGATTTCCTGCAAAAAACGCAGTACCAGGATTTTGGCCGGGAAGTCTTTCCCGCCGCCATCCGATCGCGAAAAGTGCAATTGCACTTGTTCGATGGCTATTGGGAAGACATCGGAACGATCAAGGCTTTCTATGAATGCAATCTGAGTTTGGCGCAGCACAACCCTCCTTACAACTTCAACGATTCGGAATCGCCGGTCTACAGCCGACCACGCTTCCTGCCACCGACGTTGATGGAAGGGGCTCAGGTCACGGGCAGCCTGATCGCCGACGGTTGTCGGATCGAAAAGGGCGCTGTGATCGAAAACAGTGTCATTGGTTTGCGTTGTATCATCGGTGAAGGGGTGGTCATTAAAGACAGCATCCTGATGGGAGCCGATGATTACGAGACCTCCGCCCGCCAACAAACCGCTGCGTCGCAAGGCAAGCCGCCAGTCGGTATTGGCGCCGGGAGCGTCGTTCAAGGTGCGATCCTGGACAAAAATTGTCGCGTCGGCAAAAACGTGCGGATCGTCAACGATTCGAAGATCCAAGAAAGCGACACGCACGAAGAGTGCCCGATCCGTGACGGGATTCCGATCGTTTGTAAAAACGCGTCGCTACCCGACGGTTGGAAGCTATCGTAA
- a CDS encoding AMP-binding protein: MSLIEQLLANAVQHGDALAWIDPLDRHTAQSFNWSDIGSQTLQAAERLAAKGVSPGHHVAIVCDNSRQLAVLLGALRLVGFFRDQAQPPQSAVDIVIDVRLPDSHVAALIQHCDAQFLLLGAGHRDRPLALPNGCQALAIDAICSAAAALPEDSTRLQRAVNWASGLEPTQPEAIMYTSGTTADPKGVVLTHGNLASNAAGKLAAVPQTPDDRRLTLLPISHAYARTCDLGTWILSRSVLAAASGYEGLLQSAIAVRPTLINLVPHLAEKIAHQARSAASPQQGLASLGLDRLRMLGCGGAAMPSATFKDFTDWGITVIQGYGLTESSPVICSATPQDAAPGVVGRPVAGVEIKLDPQGQILCRGTGLAKTYYKQDAAMAARMVDGWLQTGDLGHLDDNGCLQVLGRIDDMIVLSTGRKVMPAAIETRICQMPGITHALVSGQDQPVLTAWIATEGAPITAADTERWQAKIADQLNDLPAHAIPRIVRGIEVPLAVESGTLTAKGTVRRRLLISQLEHA, encoded by the coding sequence ATGTCTTTGATTGAGCAACTGTTAGCCAATGCTGTCCAACACGGCGACGCTTTGGCTTGGATCGATCCGCTCGATCGTCACACGGCCCAATCGTTCAATTGGTCCGACATCGGTTCGCAAACCCTCCAGGCCGCCGAACGTTTGGCGGCCAAGGGCGTCTCGCCCGGACATCATGTCGCGATCGTCTGCGACAACAGTCGCCAATTGGCGGTCCTGCTGGGAGCACTGCGGTTGGTCGGATTTTTCCGTGACCAGGCTCAACCGCCGCAAAGCGCCGTCGATATCGTCATCGATGTGCGATTGCCCGATTCCCACGTCGCGGCGTTGATCCAGCACTGCGACGCACAGTTTCTGCTGCTTGGCGCGGGGCATCGCGATCGCCCTCTCGCGCTCCCTAACGGTTGCCAAGCGTTGGCCATCGATGCGATTTGTTCCGCGGCGGCCGCGCTCCCCGAGGACAGCACCCGTTTGCAACGGGCAGTGAACTGGGCATCAGGTTTGGAGCCGACGCAGCCCGAAGCGATCATGTATACGTCGGGAACCACCGCCGATCCCAAAGGCGTCGTCTTAACGCACGGCAACCTTGCCTCCAACGCCGCGGGAAAACTGGCCGCCGTGCCGCAAACGCCCGATGATCGGCGGCTGACGTTGCTGCCGATCTCCCATGCCTACGCGCGAACGTGCGACCTGGGGACATGGATTCTCAGCCGCAGTGTCCTGGCGGCCGCCAGCGGATACGAAGGACTGCTGCAATCGGCGATCGCCGTCAGACCAACCCTCATAAACCTTGTTCCCCATCTCGCCGAAAAGATCGCCCATCAGGCGCGGTCCGCCGCAAGCCCGCAGCAAGGACTGGCCAGCTTGGGACTCGATCGGCTGCGGATGTTGGGTTGTGGTGGCGCCGCGATGCCCTCCGCGACTTTCAAAGACTTTACCGATTGGGGCATCACCGTGATTCAGGGTTATGGGTTGACCGAATCCTCCCCCGTGATCTGCTCCGCCACTCCCCAAGACGCTGCCCCCGGCGTGGTCGGTCGGCCGGTCGCAGGCGTGGAAATCAAGCTCGATCCTCAGGGACAAATCCTTTGCCGCGGTACGGGCCTCGCAAAAACCTATTACAAGCAAGATGCGGCAATGGCCGCGCGGATGGTCGATGGCTGGCTGCAAACCGGCGACCTGGGGCACCTCGACGACAACGGATGTTTGCAGGTGCTAGGTCGGATCGACGACATGATCGTGCTGAGCACCGGCCGCAAAGTGATGCCGGCGGCGATCGAAACGCGGATCTGCCAGATGCCGGGGATCACCCACGCCCTGGTCTCCGGACAGGATCAACCGGTCCTCACCGCGTGGATCGCCACCGAAGGCGCCCCAATAACCGCCGCCGACACGGAACGCTGGCAAGCAAAAATCGCCGACCAGTTGAACGATCTGCCGGCGCACGCGATCCCTAGGATCGTGCGTGGCATCGAGGTTCCGCTGGCCGTTGAATCGGGAACGTTGACCGCCAAGGGAACCGTTCGTCGTCGCTTGCTGATCTCTCAGTTGGAACACGCGTAA